The Pirellulales bacterium genome includes the window CCTGGGCTGGTTGTATTACCGCATGGGTTCGTTGCACGCGGTGCAGCGGAACGATCATAAAACGGCGATTGCGTGGTACGAAAAGGCGTTTCCGCTTTTGGATCGACCAATTCCGCCCACACTGCGCGATAAGCAGGGGCATTACGGCGAGTGGCTGGTGAGCATGGGCATTTCGTATTGGGAAGCGGATAGTCATGATTTCGCATTGCAGCTAACCGATGCCGGCGTAAAACACATTGAGGAAGCGGTGCAGCGAAATCTGGTGGACGAAAAATCGCTGGGCATTCCGTATAGCAACCTGGCCTTCATGCACGATGCCTTAGGACACAAGGACCAGGCCCAAAACTTCTCGCAATTGGCCGCCAAGTACGACGGCGGGCAAAACGGCAAGCATTAGGATTCTTTCCAGCACTTTACCGTACGAATTGGGTAACCAGCCGGACGAAATCGGCGGTTTTCTCGTAGGGGAGCATGTGCCCGCACTCGGGGAGCACTTCCAGACGCGCGCCGGGAATGTGCTGGGCATAGAATTCTCCGTGGGCTAGCGGGATTAGCTTGTCGTCGCGGCCCCAGATGATGAGCGTGGGGCAGCGAATTCGCCGCAGGTGCTGCGGCAGTTTGGGATTGTGCAAATACGGATTCCAGCCGACGCGGGCTGTGGCTTCGCGGGCGCGCAAAAACATGAGGAGCTGGATTTCGGACGGCTCCAGCGGGGCAACTTCCAGCGCGACGGGGCCCTGCGGATCGAAGAACAGCAATTCGCGCAGTTTGTGCAAATCGTCGATGAACCATTCGGCCATCGGTGCGCCCGGCACGTGCAGTCCGGCGGCGTCGACCATCACCAGCTTGCCGACCAGTTCGGTCCGTAAAATCGCCAGCTCCACCGCCAGCCACGCGCCGAGGGAAAAGCCGACGACCGGCACCCCGCGCAAATTGAACTGCTGGAAAAAATCGACGTAATGCCAG containing:
- a CDS encoding alpha/beta hydrolase; translation: MTQVPNQTDFVTVAGKKIQVMRGGSGPPLVYLHSAGGEMDWTAFHDGLAQHFSVIAPAHPGFSLSEGLDQIDNMQDLAWHYVDFFQQFNLRGVPVVGFSLGAWLAVELAILRTELVGKLVMVDAAGLHVPGAPMAEWFIDDLHKLRELLFFDPQGPVALEVAPLEPSEIQLLMFLRAREATARVGWNPYLHNPKLPQHLRRIRCPTLIIWGRDDKLIPLAHGEFYAQHIPGARLEVLPECGHMLPYEKTADFVRLVTQFVR